Proteins co-encoded in one Elusimicrobiota bacterium genomic window:
- a CDS encoding rhodanese-like domain-containing protein encodes MFYLKRIVLILFSIFLATASIYSAENKVVQEKTFIVDVCTSWEFRQKHYPGAINIPVDEIEGRLEEFGNKKRPIIVYCAGGVRSEEALEILKENGFKNVKNGGSLDEMLKKKKIK; translated from the coding sequence ATGTTTTATCTTAAGAGGATAGTTTTGATTTTGTTTTCCATTTTTTTGGCGACAGCGAGTATTTATTCGGCTGAGAACAAAGTTGTGCAGGAAAAAACTTTTATAGTAGATGTCTGCACATCATGGGAATTTAGGCAAAAGCACTATCCGGGGGCGATAAACATACCTGTAGATGAAATTGAAGGAAGACTTGAAGAATTCGGAAATAAAAAAAGGCCTATTATAGTTTATTGTGCCGGCGGCGTCAGGTCTGAAGAGGCGCTGGAAATACTTAAAGAAAATGGTTTTAAGAATGTCAAAAACGGCGGCTCGCTGGATGAAATGTTAAAGAAGAAAAAAATTAAATAA